One Marmota flaviventris isolate mMarFla1 chromosome 16, mMarFla1.hap1, whole genome shotgun sequence DNA segment encodes these proteins:
- the Zbtb14 gene encoding zinc finger and BTB domain-containing protein 14: MEFFISMSETIKYNDDDHKTLFLKTLNEQRLEGEFCDIAIVVEDVKFRAHRCVLAACSTYFKKLFKKLEVDSSSVIEIDFLRSDIFEEVLNYMYTAKISVKKEDVNLMMSSGQILGIRFLDKLCSQKRDVSSPDENNGQSKSKYCLKINRPIGDTADTQDDDVEEIGDQDDSPSDDTVEGTPPSQEDGKSPTTTLRVQEAILKELGSEEVRKVNCYGQEVESMETPESKDLGSQTPQALTFNDGMSEVKDEQTPGWTATSDMKFEYLLYGHHREQIACQACGKTFSDEGRLRKHEKLHTADRPFVCEMCTKGFTTQAHLKEHLKIHTGYKPYSCEVCGKSFIRAPDLKKHERVHSNERPFACHMCDKAFKHKSHLKDHERRHRGEKPFVCGSCTKAFAKASDLKRHENNMHSERKQVTPSAIQSETEQLQAAAMAAEAEQQLETIACS; the protein is encoded by the exons ATG gaGTTTTTCATCAGTATGTCTGAAACCATTAAATACAATGACGATGATCATAAAACTCTGTTTCTGAAAACACTAAATGAACAACGCCTGGAAGGAGAATTTTGTGATATTGCTATTGTGGTTGAAGATGTGAAATTCAGAGCACACAGATGTGTTCTTGCCGCCTGCAGCACCTACTTTAAAAAGCTTTTCAAGAAGCTTGAGGTAGATAGCTCTTCAGTAATAGAGATAGATTTTCTTCGTTCTGATATATTTGAAGAGGTCCTGAACTACATGTACACAGCAAAGATCTCCGTGAAAAAGGAAGATGTTAACTTAATGATGTCATCAGGTCAGATTCTTGGTATCAGATTTTTGGATAAACTCTGTTCTCAGAAGCGAGATGTATCTAGTCCTGATGAAAATAATGGCCAATCAAAGAGTAAATATTGCCTCAAAATAAATCGCCCCATTGGAGATACTGCTGACACTCAGGATGATGATGTGGAAGAAATCGGGGATCAGGATGACAGTCCTTCAGATGACACAGTAGAAGGCACCCCCCCAAGTCAAGAGGACGGCAAGTCACCTACGACTACACTCAGGGTTCAGGAAGCGATTTTGAAAGAGCTGGGGAGCGAGGAAGTTCGAAAAGTAAATTGCTACGGTCAGGAAGTAGAATCCATGGAGACCCCAGAGTCCAAAGATTTGGGGTCCCAGACCCCTCAAGCCTTAACATTTAATGATGGAATGAGTGAGGTAAAAGATGAACAGACACCAGGCTGGACTGCCACCAGTGACATGAAGTTTGAGTATTTACTTTATGGTCACCACCGGGAGCAGATTGCCTGCCAAGCATGTGGTAAGACATTTTCTGATGAAGGCAGATTGAGGAAGCATGAGAAACTTCACACCGCAGACCGGCCATTTGTATGTGAAATGTGTACAAAAGGGTTCACCACCCAGGCCCACCTGAAGGAACACCTAAAAATCCACACTGGGTATAAGCCCTACAGTTGTGAGGTGTGTGGAAAATCATTCATTCGTGCCCCAGACTTAAAGAAGCATGAGAGAGTTCACAGTAACGAAAGACCATTCGCATGTCACATGTGTGACAAAGCCTTCAAACACAAGTCCCACCTTAAGGACCATGAAAGGAGGCACAGAGGCGAAAAGCCCTTTGTGTGTGGCTCCTGCACCAAGGCCTTTGCCAAGGCATCGGATCTGAAGAGACATGAGAACAATATGCACAGCGAGAGGAAGCAGGTTACCCCCAGTGCCATCCAGAGCGAGACTGAACAGTTGCAGGCCGCAGCCATGGCTGCAGAAGCCGAGCAGCAGTTGGAGACAATAGCCTGTAGCTAG